A segment of the Streptomyces sp. Tu 2975 genome:
CGTCGACGACGGTGCTCGACGAGGTGGCCCGTTTCAACGAACGCCATGTACTGCGGGGCCGGTGCCCCGCCGACGACCTGATCGCCTCCGTGGTGAAGGAGCCCGGCACATGACCGACCAGCTGCGGAGTCTGGCCCTCGATGCGCTGACCCGTGCCCGTGACCGCACCGCCGCTCTCACGTCGTGCGTCGACGACCCTGACCTGACCGCCCAGCACTCGCCGTTGATGTCGCCCTTGGTGTGGGACCTGGCCCATATCGGTAACCAGGAGGAGCAGTGGCTGCTGCGCCAGGTCGGCAAGGGCGAGGCGCTCCGGCCCGAGATCGACTCCCTCTACGACGCGTTCGAGCATCCCCGCGCGGCCCGTCCCTCCCTGCCGCTGCTGGCGCCCGCGGAGGCACGGATCTACGCCGCCGATGTGCGTGGCCGGGTGCTGGACATTTTGGAGCGCACCGCGTTCGAGGGTGGTCCGCTCGTGGACGCCGGCTTCGCCTTCGGGATGATCGCCCAGCACGAACAGCAGCACGACGAGACGATGCTGATCACCCATCAGCTGCGGAAAGGGCCCCCCGCCCTGTCCGCTCCGGCCCCGCCCGCCCATGACACCGGTCCGCTGCCGCGTGAAGTGCTGGTGCCCGGCGGGACGTTCACCATGGGGACGTCCACGGAGCCGTGGGCGCTCGACAACGAACGGCCCGCCCACCGGCGCATCGTGCCCGCGTTCCACATCGACACGACTCCCGTCACCTGCGGCGAGTACCAGGCGTTCATCGAGGACGGCGGCTACCACGAGCGCCGCTGGTGGGCGGCCGAGGGCTGGGACCAGATCCGGCAGCACGATATCGGGGCGCCGCTGTTCTGGCGCCGTGAGGGCGGGACGTGGCTGCGCCGCCGGTTCGGCGTCAGCGAGGAGGTGCCGCCGGACGAGCCCGTACTGCACGTCAGTTGGTACGAGGCGGACGCCTACGCGCGCTGGGCCGGCCGGCGGCTGCCGACCGAGGCCGAGTGGGAGAAGGCCGCCCGGCACGATCCGCACACCGGCCGGGCCCGCCGCTACCCGTGGGGCGACTCGGACCCGACGGAGACGCACGCCAACCTCGGCCAGCGCCATCTGCGGCCCGCCCCGGCGGGCAGCTATCCGCGGGGAGAATCGCCGCTGGGGGTACGGCAGCTCATCGGCGACGTGTGGGAGTGGACGTCGAGCGACTTCCTGCCCTACCCCGGGTTCGTGGCGTTCCCCTACCGCGAATACTCGGAGGTGTTCTTCGGGGGCGAGCACAAGGTGCTGCGCGGCGGTTCGTTCGCCGTCGACCCGGTGGCCTGCCGGGGCACGTTCCGCAACTGGGACCTGCCGGTGCGCCGCCAGATCTTCTCCGGCTTCCGCACCGCACGGGACGCGCAGCCCGCCGGCCCGGACGGGGATGGTCGCTGATGTGCCGTCATATCGCTTTTCTGGGACGGCCGGAGCCCTTGGGCACGCTGCTCGTCGAGCCCGAACACGGCCTGTTCCACCAGTCCTGGGCACCGCGCCGGCAGCGCTACGGCACGGTCAACGCTGACGGCTTCGGGATCGGCTGGTACGCGGACGGCGACCCGGTGCCCGCCAGGTACCGGCGCGCGGGGCCGATCTGGGCGGACCTGTCCTTCACCGACCTGGCGCGGGTGGTGCGCAGCCACGCGGTGCTCGCCGCCGTGCGGGACGCCACCGCACCCGGCGCGGACGGCGAGGCCGCGGCGGCGCCGTTCGCCTCCGGGCCCTGGCTGTTCAGCCACAACGGCGCGGTGCGCGGCTGGCCGGCCTCGATGGGCCCGCTCTCCGCCGCACTGCCGGCGGAGGAACTGCTGTCGATGGAGGCACGCAACGACTCGGCGCTGCTGTGGGCGCTGGTGCTGCGCCGGCTGCGCGCGGGCGACCCGCCCGCCCAGGCGCTCGCCGACACCGTCCGTGACGCGGCCGCGGCCGCGCCCGCGTCACGGCTGAACCTGCTCCTGACGGACGGCACGGCGATCGCCGCGACCGCCTGGGGCGACACGCTCTGGTATCTCACCGAGCCCGGCCTGCGCACGGTCGTGGCCTCGGAACCGTACGACGACGATCCGCTGTGGCAGGAGGTGCCGGACCGGACGCTGCTCACCGCGACCCGCGCCGACGTCCTGCTGACCGAGCTCAAGGAGCCGACCCAGTGAGCCCGTTCCTGCTGACCCGAACCCTGCCCGAGGACGCGACCAACGCCGCGCTGCGGGCCGATGTGCTGCACGGCCTGACCCGTACGCCCAAGACCCTGCCGCCCAAGTGGTTCTACGACGCACGCGGCAGCGAGCTGTTCGAGGAGATCACCCGGCTTCCCGAGTACTACCCGACCCGCGCCGAGCGGGAGATACTCGCCGCACGTGCGCCGGAGATCGCCGCGGCGACCGGGGCGCGGACGCTCGTGGAGCTCGGGTCCGGCTCGTCCGAGAAGACCCGCTTCCTGCTGGACGCCCTGCCCTCGCTGCACAGTTACGTACCCGTGGACGTCAGCGAGAGCGCGCTGAACGGTGCGGCACAGGCCCTGCTCGCCGACCATCCGGATCTGAACGTGCACGCTCTGATCGCCGACTTCACGCGCGGGCCGGAGCTGCCCGTGACACCGGGGCCCCGGTTGGTCGCGTTCCTCGGCGGGACGATCGGCAACCTCCTGCCTGACGAGCGGGCACTCTTCCTGCGGTCGGTCCGGGCCATGCTGAACCCCGGCGACTTCCTGCTGCTGGGCACGGACCTGGTGAAGGACGAGGCGGTCCTCGTGCGCGCATACGACGACGCCGCGGGCGTCACCGCCGAGTTCAACAAGAACGTCCTCGCGGTGCTGGCCCGGGAGCTCGGAGCGGACGTGGATCCCGGCGACTTCGACCACGTGGCGCGCTGGAACCGCGACAACGAGTGGATCGAGATGAGACTGCGGGCCCGCTCCGCCCTCACCGTGAAGATTCCCGAGCTGGATCTGGTCGTGCCGTTCGAGGAGGGGGAGGAACTGCGGACGGAGGTGTCCGCGAAGTTCCGTCAGGACGGTGTGCGGACCGAACTCGCCGGGGCCGGAATGGACCTGACGCACTGGTGGACGGACGGGGAGGGCAGGTTCGCGCTGTCGCTGGCGACAGCGAGCTGAGCGGCCAGCGCCAGTGAGCGGCGGTCGGGGTGGCTCCCGGGGAGGACCGGTGGCAGCAGCCGGATCTCCGCGGTGAGCCCTTCGGCCGCCGCGACCCGCCACAGGGAGGCGAGCAGCGGATCGTCGCCGACGAACGCCGCCGCCCCGGTGGGCGAGTAGGTGATCCGTACGGGCTGGACGGCGGCGCCCGCGTCGAGGGCTGCCTGGAACGCGGCGGGCCGGAACCGTCCCCGGTCCCGCCCGCACCAGGTGGAGCCCTCGGGGAAGACGACGACACGGGCCCCGCCGCGCAGTGCGTCCGCCATCGACGCCACGGCGGCGGGCAGCGCGCGCAACCGGTCCCGTTCCAGGAAGAGGGTGCCGCCGGCGGCGGCCAGCGGCCCGAGGACCGGCCACGAGCGGACCTCGCTCTTGGCGAGCATCCGTCCCGGCAGCACCGCGGCGACCAGAGGGATGTCCAGCCATGAGATGTGGTCGGCGACGACCAGTGATGCCCGCAGGTCGTGCGGCAGCCCTACGACGCGTACCCGCACACCGAACGCCCGCAGCACGGCCCGCGACCAGCAGCGGGTCAGCCGGTGGCGGAGCGCGGCGCCGAGGAGGGCCACGAGGGGGCGAGCAGCAGGCCGCAGCCCACGGTCGCCAGACCCGCCGACAGCCGGACGAGGGCCTTGAGCGGCCCGGCGACGGGACCGTCGTGGGTCGCGCAGCCCTCGGGTGTGCAGGGCGCGCAGGGCAGCCAGGCGCTCATCGCGCGGGGGCGAGGGAGAGGAAGTGCCGCAGGTAGCGCGGGTCGGTGCGACGCAGCGACAGCAGCACGTAGAGGTCGGCGACGTTGAAGTCGGGATCGAGGGCGGGCGCCCCGCACACCCAGGCGCCGAGCCTGAGGTAGCCCCGCAGCAGCGGCGGGAGTTCGGTGCGGCCGGCGGGACGGGCGACGCCCTCCGCGTTCCACAGCTTGTGCGGGGTGACCCAGTGTTCCTCGGGCGCCAGGTTCTTGGCCCGCACGGTGTCCCAGGTCGCCGCGGCGAGGCTGCCGCCGTCGGCGAGGGGGATCGAGCAGCAGCCCGCGAGCCAGTTGTGGCCGGTGCGGGTCATGTAGCGGGCGAGACCGGCCCAGATGAGGGCGATCACGGCGCCGTTGCGGTGCAGGGGGTGCACGCAGGAACGGCCGACCTCGACGAGGTCGTCGCGGATCGGGTCGAGGCGGGTGAGGTCGAACTCGCCCTCGGAGTAGAGGCGGCCGGCGACACGGGCCCGTTCGGGGGGCAGCAGTCGGTAGGTGCCGACGACCTCACCGGTGGCCGCCTCGCGCACGAGCAGGTGGTCGCAGTAGGCGTCGAAGGCGTCGGTGTCCAGGCCGGGCTCGGGCCCGTCGAGCCTGGCGCCCATCTCCCCGGCGAACACCTGGTGGCGCAGTCGCTGCGCGGCACGCACCTCTTCCTGATCGCGGGCGAGCGAGACGACGTACCGGGGCTCCTCATGCTGGGGCGGCAAGGGGGCGGTCGGCCGGGCGGGCAGCGGAGCGGGGGCGACGAGCGGCGATGCGGGCATGGCGGTCTCCTGTGCCGGACGGAGGGACGGACCGCTGGTGCGGCGGCCCGGCTCCTTGTTTCTTCCGTGGCCGGCTGGATTCGACATGACCGCCCGGCGGAGAGCGGATGTGAGGACGCTGAATGCCGGGCAATGCCCGGCGGAGCGGACGCGCCGCTCCCCCGTTCCGGGTCGACGCGGCCCCCTGGTCCGGGTGCCGTGGATGCGTCACCTTGACCGCTGCCGTGGATGTCCGACCGCGGATCCGCCCGCGTCAGGTCAGGGCAGCAGCGCCGCCGTGATCTTGTCCGACGCCTCTCGTGCGGCGCGCGCCGGGTCCTGGCCCTGCAGGACGGCCGTCATGTACGGCTTGATGGGGTTGTCGGCCTCGACGGCGGCCCATTGCGGCGAGTTGGGAGTGGCCCTGCCCTTCGCCGCGCCGGCGGCCATCGCGGCCGTGCCTTCGCTGCCCTCGATGACACCGGCGAGCGTGGTCTTGTTGGGCACGTAGTTCATCGTGAGGGCGAGCTCGGTCTGCCATTCCTCGCTCGCGAGCGCCTTCACCACCTCGACGCCGGCGGATCTCTCCCGCGCGTTCTCGGGCACGATCAGGTCGGAGCCGCCGATGAATACGGCGCCCGGGGCCTCGGACGTCCTGCCCGGTACAGGGAAGAAACCCAGCTTCCCCTTGAGCGCGGGATTGGCCTTCTCTATGAGGGGCGCCGCGCTCGGCACGGCGATGATCTGCGCGACGTCGCCCTTGGCGAAGACGTCCGCCTGCGGAGGCGTCACCTCGTCGGCGTTCTTCGGGCCGTTGCCGTGCGACTGGAGCCGCTTGTAGAAGTCCATGCCGCGCAGAGCCGCCTTGGAGTGCAGGGCGCCTTCCCAGTTCCCGCCCTGCTCGACGGCCAGTTGCCCGCCCTCTTCCCAGACGAAGCCCGCGAGGGTGTACCAGTCCTGGCCGGAGAGGTAGATGCCCTGCCTGCCGGGGCCGTCCAGCTTCTCGGAGATCTCCAGCCATTCGGCACGGTCCTCGGGCGGCTCCGTGATACCCGCCTGGGCGAAGAGGTCCTTGTTGTAGATGACGACCCGGTTGGCGGCGTACCAGGGGATGCCGTACTGGGACCCGTTGATGCTGCCCGGTTCGGCGAGACCGGGCAGCCAGTCCTCGCTGCCGAGGTCGCGGACCGACTCGAGGGTCAGGTCACGCAGCGCGTCGCTCTCCGCGTACTGGGAGACCTGGGTGTTGCCGACCTCGATGACCTCGGGGGCGTCGTCGCTCTCGAGTGCCGCCATGACCTTCTTGCCGATGCCGGTCCATTCCTGGAAGGTCACCTTCAGGTCGACGGACGGGTGCTGTTTCTCGTACTCGGTGGTGAAACGTTCGAGGAACTCGTCCGAGACGCTGTCCTTCATGAGCCAGATGTCCACGGTGCTCTTGGGCGAACCGCCGGGGACCAGCCCGCAGCCGACGAGCGTGGCGGCGCACACGAGTGCGGCGGACAGGGCGAGCGAGCGGTTCTTCACGTAGGTCACCTTCTGCGTGGCACGGAGAATTGACCCGACGTGGGGGGAAGCGAGCGGCGCTCGCACGGGCGTGGCTGGATTTTGGTCTGTACCAAAGGTCCGGTCAAGTCCAGGAACGCACCGGGCAGTGGAACGGGCGGGCGCGGAAACCGCACCCGCCCCTCACAAGGCCTTCACCCGCCGGCCGGAACGCTGTCCTCGAAGCCGATCCCCGCCGACCGGTACGCGGCGACCTTCGCGGCGGTCTGCGCGGGGGTGAGGACCTGGTCCTTGACGTGCAGCACGTAATCGACCTTCTGGTCGTAGGAGCGGGGCGTGGTGCTGCCCTGACCCGCCAGATCGATCAGCCACTGGTTGAAGTTGATGCTCATCGTGCGCTCGGGGAGGTAGCGGGCGTCGTGCCGGCCGAACTCCTGGCCGTCGACGTAGTAGACGATGCTGTCGTCGTCGATGGTGAGGACGAGGTCGTGCCAACCGGCGTAGCTCGCCCGGACCTCGGAGTGCTGGTTGACGGCCTCCCACGGGTCGGGCCGGTAGGTCTCCCACGAGGTGGTGTACAGGATGTCGGCGGGCTCGCCCCAGCCACCGTTGGGCAGGTACTCGAAGTCGTACTCGGCGTAGTCGTCCGCCATCGGGGCCTTGAGGTCGTTGATGGTGAAGAACGTCTGGACGACGTGGTCGCCGTCCGGACCGGACCGCGGGGCGTCGGAGAAGTGGACCCGGGCCGCGTAGGTGCCGTTCTTGAACTTCATGTCCTTGGTGAGGATCTCGGTGTGTTCGGTGGTCGCGCCACTGCCCGCGGTGGAGGTCTCCAGGTTCATGATCGAGTTGGTCCCCTCCCTGGCGAAGGTGACGTTCTCGGGCGCCCAGGTCGCCCCGGGCACGCCGGGGCCGCCCGCGTTGGAGCGGATGTTCCAGCCGTGGGCGACGATGGCGGGGTCGGTGTGCGAGGTGTAGTCGAAGTCGTCGAAGAGCGCGGGCCCGTCGGCCGGCGGGTCGGTGGGGTCCGTCGGGTCGTTGCCGGCTGGGGCCGTTCCCCACACCGTCGGGCCGCCGACGCTCGCCGTGACCTTGGTCCAGTCGCCGTACGAGGTGCGGCCGGGGCCGAAGGAGTAGTCGTCGCTCTGGTCGAGGGGGCGCCAGTCGGAGCGGTGGAAGCGCAGTTGCAGGTCACCGGTGTCCGCGCCCGGCGCGAGGCTGCCCGCGCCCGCCCGGAACCCGATCTCCAGGTAGCGGTCCGCGTCGGCGGTGGGGGCCGCGAGCGTGCCGAACGTGCCGGTGATGTTCGCGCAGCCCCGTACCGCCCACGAGCAGGCGAAGGTGTAGGAGGCGCCGGCGTCGGCCTTGAAGTAGTAGCGGATGCGGACCTCGCTCAAGGAGAGCGTGGTGCTGCCGGAGTTGACGACCTTGAACCACGGCTCCACCTGGTCGCTGCCGCTCGAGCTCTGGCGGTACTGGACCCTCACCGAGGCGTCGGCGGCCGCGGCCGGCAGGGCGGACAGGGTGGCGCAGCCGAGGCCGGCCACCACGGCGGCGGCCAGTGCGGCACGTGCCCGGAGGCCGGGGCGGGTACGGGTCCGGCCGGTACGCGCTGTAGTGCTCATGCTGGTGCTGGTCACCTGGTTTTCCTCTCGGAAGGGGTGGTCGTGGGGGGTCGGCTCGGGACGCCGAGGGCGCCGAGCCGGGCTCTGTGGTGGTGCAGCCGTGCGGTGAATCCCGTCCAGTCGCCGCCGCCGCTCCATGCGGTGTCGGCGAGGGCGCACAGCCGGGGGAAGGCGAGGTACTCGGCGTGCTCGGCCGTGGTCACGTACTCGGTCCACAGTTGGGCCTGGGTGCCGAGCACACGGTCCGCGGCCTCCGCCTCCCAGTGGGCGGGGGCCGGTTCAGTCGCGTACACGGTCCGCAGATCGACGACCGCGCCGGGCTGGCCGGGCGGTTCGCCGGCGTCGGCGGACTGCGGGTAGTCGAGGTAGGTGGAGCGGTAGGGCGCCATGATCACCTGCTGGCCGCGGCGGGCGGCGGCCAGAGCATGGGCCTCGTCGCGCCACATCATGGCGGTGAACGAGGACGGCAGGTCGAGGCCGGTCTCCGTCCAGCCGAGCGGCTGCCGCCCCCGCTCGTGCAGGTGGGCGCCGATCCGTCCCATGAACCAGCCGTGCAGCGCCTCG
Coding sequences within it:
- a CDS encoding extracellular solute-binding protein yields the protein MKNRSLALSAALVCAATLVGCGLVPGGSPKSTVDIWLMKDSVSDEFLERFTTEYEKQHPSVDLKVTFQEWTGIGKKVMAALESDDAPEVIEVGNTQVSQYAESDALRDLTLESVRDLGSEDWLPGLAEPGSINGSQYGIPWYAANRVVIYNKDLFAQAGITEPPEDRAEWLEISEKLDGPGRQGIYLSGQDWYTLAGFVWEEGGQLAVEQGGNWEGALHSKAALRGMDFYKRLQSHGNGPKNADEVTPPQADVFAKGDVAQIIAVPSAAPLIEKANPALKGKLGFFPVPGRTSEAPGAVFIGGSDLIVPENARERSAGVEVVKALASEEWQTELALTMNYVPNKTTLAGVIEGSEGTAAMAAGAAKGRATPNSPQWAAVEADNPIKPYMTAVLQGQDPARAAREASDKITAALLP
- a CDS encoding cellulose binding domain-containing protein, with translation MSTTARTGRTRTRPGLRARAALAAAVVAGLGCATLSALPAAAADASVRVQYRQSSSGSDQVEPWFKVVNSGSTTLSLSEVRIRYYFKADAGASYTFACSWAVRGCANITGTFGTLAAPTADADRYLEIGFRAGAGSLAPGADTGDLQLRFHRSDWRPLDQSDDYSFGPGRTSYGDWTKVTASVGGPTVWGTAPAGNDPTDPTDPPADGPALFDDFDYTSHTDPAIVAHGWNIRSNAGGPGVPGATWAPENVTFAREGTNSIMNLETSTAGSGATTEHTEILTKDMKFKNGTYAARVHFSDAPRSGPDGDHVVQTFFTINDLKAPMADDYAEYDFEYLPNGGWGEPADILYTTSWETYRPDPWEAVNQHSEVRASYAGWHDLVLTIDDDSIVYYVDGQEFGRHDARYLPERTMSINFNQWLIDLAGQGSTTPRSYDQKVDYVLHVKDQVLTPAQTAAKVAAYRSAGIGFEDSVPAGG
- the egtC gene encoding ergothioneine biosynthesis protein EgtC → MCRHIAFLGRPEPLGTLLVEPEHGLFHQSWAPRRQRYGTVNADGFGIGWYADGDPVPARYRRAGPIWADLSFTDLARVVRSHAVLAAVRDATAPGADGEAAAAPFASGPWLFSHNGAVRGWPASMGPLSAALPAEELLSMEARNDSALLWALVLRRLRAGDPPAQALADTVRDAAAAAPASRLNLLLTDGTAIAATAWGDTLWYLTEPGLRTVVASEPYDDDPLWQEVPDRTLLTATRADVLLTELKEPTQ
- the egtB gene encoding ergothioneine biosynthesis protein EgtB; the protein is MTDQLRSLALDALTRARDRTAALTSCVDDPDLTAQHSPLMSPLVWDLAHIGNQEEQWLLRQVGKGEALRPEIDSLYDAFEHPRAARPSLPLLAPAEARIYAADVRGRVLDILERTAFEGGPLVDAGFAFGMIAQHEQQHDETMLITHQLRKGPPALSAPAPPAHDTGPLPREVLVPGGTFTMGTSTEPWALDNERPAHRRIVPAFHIDTTPVTCGEYQAFIEDGGYHERRWWAAEGWDQIRQHDIGAPLFWRREGGTWLRRRFGVSEEVPPDEPVLHVSWYEADAYARWAGRRLPTEAEWEKAARHDPHTGRARRYPWGDSDPTETHANLGQRHLRPAPAGSYPRGESPLGVRQLIGDVWEWTSSDFLPYPGFVAFPYREYSEVFFGGEHKVLRGGSFAVDPVACRGTFRNWDLPVRRQIFSGFRTARDAQPAGPDGDGR
- a CDS encoding GNAT family N-acyltransferase, producing the protein MPASPLVAPAPLPARPTAPLPPQHEEPRYVVSLARDQEEVRAAQRLRHQVFAGEMGARLDGPEPGLDTDAFDAYCDHLLVREAATGEVVGTYRLLPPERARVAGRLYSEGEFDLTRLDPIRDDLVEVGRSCVHPLHRNGAVIALIWAGLARYMTRTGHNWLAGCCSIPLADGGSLAAATWDTVRAKNLAPEEHWVTPHKLWNAEGVARPAGRTELPPLLRGYLRLGAWVCGAPALDPDFNVADLYVLLSLRRTDPRYLRHFLSLAPAR
- the egtD gene encoding L-histidine N(alpha)-methyltransferase; amino-acid sequence: MSPFLLTRTLPEDATNAALRADVLHGLTRTPKTLPPKWFYDARGSELFEEITRLPEYYPTRAEREILAARAPEIAAATGARTLVELGSGSSEKTRFLLDALPSLHSYVPVDVSESALNGAAQALLADHPDLNVHALIADFTRGPELPVTPGPRLVAFLGGTIGNLLPDERALFLRSVRAMLNPGDFLLLGTDLVKDEAVLVRAYDDAAGVTAEFNKNVLAVLARELGADVDPGDFDHVARWNRDNEWIEMRLRARSALTVKIPELDLVVPFEEGEELRTEVSAKFRQDGVRTELAGAGMDLTHWWTDGEGRFALSLATAS